The following proteins are encoded in a genomic region of Triticum dicoccoides isolate Atlit2015 ecotype Zavitan chromosome 1B, WEW_v2.0, whole genome shotgun sequence:
- the LOC119350630 gene encoding putative cyclin-dependent kinase F-2, which yields MGWSTSTPPCVGVAALDDAVVGTPAARKNQRTAATNGDSSSPASSGRFQRLEVLGAGTFGIVYRARDRRTGEIVAVKCLRASDGAGDADAERYLSDFASEVSALEACSDHPSIVQPRASGQLDSGAFLAMEFVGPTLRHVMKHVRFGRRHTELEVRLLMRQLLAGERRMNRLGLMHRDLKPENVLVDGHGNLKICDLGLSCSMVDGPPYSNPIGTWGYRAPEILLGSTDYDEHVDSWALGVMMAELLAGQHPFHGRSDMDHLSEILDLLGTADIKEWSGYDGRRLPSGGQLGSFLRNKFPCPTKARIKGPPTLSEAGFEVLSGLLRCNPEKRLTAEQALKHRWFKDTKPRATRR from the coding sequence ATGGGGTggtcgacctcgacgccgccatgCGTGGGCGTGGCTGCCCTAGATGACGCGGTCGTGGGCACACCGGCGGCGCGCAAGAATCAGAGAACAGCAGCCACTAACGGCGACTCAAGCTCCCCCGCAAGCAGCGGCCGGTTCCAGCGGCTTGAGGTGCTCGGCGCAGGAACATTCGGCATCGTCTACCGGGCGAGGGACCGCCGCACGGGTGAGATCGTGGCGGTGAAGTGCCTCCGTGCGAGCGATGGCGCCGGCGACGCCGACGCCGAACGCTACCTCTCCGACTTCGCCAGCGAGGTCAGTGCTCTCGAGGCGTGCAGCGACCACCCGTCCATCGTTCAGCCGCGTGCCTCCGGCCAACTTGACAGCGGGGCTTTCCTTGCCATGGAGTTTGTGGGGCCGACTCTCAGGCACGTCATGAAGCATGTCCGTTTTGGGAGGAGGCACACCGAGCTGGAGGTTCGCCTTCTCATGAGACAGCTTCTCGCCGGCGAGAGGAGGATGAATCGTCTCGGCCTCATGCACCGGGACCTCAAGCCGGAGAACGTGCTTGTTGACGGCCACGGGAACCTCAAGATCTGCGATCTGGGGCTGTCATGTAGCATGGTCGATGGGCCGCCCTACTCTAACCCTATTGGGACATGGGGATATCGCGCGCCAGAAATCCTCCTCGGGTCCACGGATTATGACGAGCATGTCGACTCATGGGCTCTCGGCGTCATGATGGCCGAGCTCCTCGCCGGCCAGCACCCTTTCCATGGGAGGTCGGACATGGATCACCTCAGCGAAATCCTGGACCTTCTTGGCACGGCAGACATTAAGGAGTGGTCGGGCTACGATGGGCGGCGGCTACCAAGTGGAGGCCAACTAGGAAGCTTTCTGCGCAACAAGTTCCCATGTCCCACCAAGGCCAGGATCAAAGGCCCCCCAACACTGTCGGAGGCTGGGTTCGAGGTCTTGAGCGGGCTTCTACGATGCAACCCGGAGAAGAGGCTAACGGCGGAACAAGCGCTCAAGCATCGATGGTTCAAGGACACAAAGCCTAGGGCTACAAGGAGATGA
- the LOC119308767 gene encoding high molecular mass early light-inducible protein HV58, chloroplastic-like, with amino-acid sequence MATMVTLSSFAVVGRSAARSPVVAPRRRALVVRAQAEPDMDSTKETTSASTSSSPRTSPAPTPIPAAPKPMTKKANPSVWDALAFSGPAPERTNGRLAMVGFVAALSVEAARGGGLLDQAGXXAGLGWFLVTAGVFSVASLVPLLQGQSVESKSSRVWSADAELWNGRFAMLGLVALAATEFITGAPFVNI; translated from the exons ATGGCGACCATGGTGACTTTGAGCTCCTTCGCCGTCGTCGGCCGGTCCGCCGCCCGTTCTCCGGTGGTGGCCCCGCGCCGGCGCGCCCTCGTCGTCAGGGCCCAGGCCGAG CCTGACATGGACTCAACCAAGGAGACGACGAGCGCGTCGACCTCCTCATCCCCACGCACGAGCCCTGCCCCGACCCCGATCCCGGCAGCACCCAAGCCCATGACCAAGAAGGCCAACccctcggtctgggacgcgctggcCTTCAGCGGCCCGGCGCCGGAGCGCACCAACGGCCGGCTGGCCATGGTGGGATTCGTGGCGGCGCTGTCCGTTGAGGCGGCGCGCGGCGGTGGGCTCCTCGACCAGGCCGGCAGNN GCGCTGGGCTTGGCTGGTTCCTGGTGACCGCGGGGGTGTTCTCCGTGGCGTCGCTGGTGCCGCTGCTGCAGGGCCAGAGCGTGGAGAGCAAGTCGAGCCGCGTCTGGAGCGCCGACGCCGAGCTCTGGAACGGCCGCTTCGCCATGCTCGGCCTCGTCGCGCTCGCCGCCACCGAGTTCATTACCGGCGCGCCCTTCGTCAACATCTAA